Genomic segment of Falco cherrug isolate bFalChe1 chromosome 11 unlocalized genomic scaffold, bFalChe1.pri SUPER_11_unloc_3, whole genome shotgun sequence:
CCTCTGAGGGACCAGGTGTGTTTCAGTGGCCCCCCAAGTTAAAGGTGCATCACCTCTGAGGGACCAGGTGTGTTTCGGTGGCCCCCCAAGTTAAAGGTGCATCACCCCCGAGGGACCAGGTGTGTTTCGGTGGCCCCCCAAGTTAAGGGTGGCATCACCTCTGAGGGACCAGGTGTGTTTCGGTGGCCCCCCAAGTTAAGGGTGGCATCACCTCTGAGGGACCAGGTGTGTTTCGGTGGCCCCCCAAGTTAAGGGTGGCATCACCTCTGAGGGACCAGGTGTGTTTCGGTGGCCCCCCAAGTTAAGGGTGGCATCACCCCCGAGGGACCAGGTGTGTTTCGGTGGCCCCCCAAGTTAGGGGTGGCATCACCTCTGAGGGACCAGGTGTGTTTCGGTGGCCCCCCAAGTTAAGGGTGGCATCACCCCCGAGGGACCAGCCGCATTGAGGTGGCCAGAGGCACCAACCAAGTATTTTTGTAGCCCACCCCCCAAGAGCAGGGATGCTGTAGCAGCGGCTCGAGGATGCTCAGCCTCCCAAAATCCCGCACCGAGCGTGAAAGTCCCCGTCCCCAATCCtgttaggaaaaatgtttagaaGGAGCCTAAATTTTCCGAGGAATAATAACGAGCTGTAAAacctttttagaaaaataacctTCCTGGGGCTCGGAGGCAACCAGCACCACCTCCTACCGCCTTGGGAGAATAATCTGGATCTAAAGCCGCAGGATTAGGGATGCAGCGAGCGGCGAAGAGCGTTACCGGGCCCGGCAATGGGAGGGGGGAGGTTCGGTGCAGCCGCGATCCGGGATCCCCCACAGATTTTAAACCAAGTTGGGAGAGAGACATCCCTGATCCCGCCAGCACTGGAGTCCTGGGATGAGTAGCCACGAGGAAACTGCGTTGGAGGAAGTGCCACCAGATGCTTCCTCCTGTGAGGTGTGGGAGGCGGCATTGGAGGAAGTGCCGCCAGACACTTCCTGCAAGGCATGGGAGGAAGCATCATTGGAAGTTTCctgcaaggcagaggaggaagtgCCACCAGACGCTTCCTGTGAGGCCTAGGAGGAAGAGTCATTGGAGGAAGCATCACCGGACGCTTCCTGGGAGGTGGCGTGGGAGGAGGCAGTGAGGGAGGAAGCGCCACCAGAAGCTTCCTGCAAGGCACTGGGGGAGGTGTTGGAGGAAGCGCTGCTGGACACTTCCTGCAAGGCATTGGAGGAGGCGGTGAGGGAGGAAGCACCGCCAGACACTTCCCACGAGGCGGCACTGGAGGAAGCACCAAACATTTCCTGGGAAGCGTAGGTCAGGTAGAGGAAGCCATCCTCATCCCTGTGGTCCCGGTACAGCTCCTGCATGGTGATGGCCATGTTGGGCAGACCCTTGTCGTTCACCAGCAGGAAGAAGGTCTGGGAAGAGGCCAGGCAGAGCCGCGTCCTTCCGGGAAGGAAACAAGTAttgctcagcacccagcagcatcctggaaGGAAGTACCCATGGAGGTGCAGGAAAGACCCTTGGACCACTCAAGGGGGCTTCTAGAAGCATCCCCAGGAAGGATCCATCCATAGGGACACAATCCTGGCTCCAGGACCGGTCACCCACAGGGGTAAAGGTGGgtgccagggcacagctggaTGTGCCCCAAAACATCTGGGAGGACCAACCCCTCCCCCACATGCTCTCGACGCCCCCATCCCCCAAGTTCTCACCTCCATCTGGCCAGGAGATACCTATCCTTGAtggtgggggatggggggattTCAAGCAGAACCAGGAGCACCAAGGTTCTAAACCAACCAGCAGGGCTGCTAATTACCTACCCCTAATTAACAACCCTGGCTCCCCAAGGAAAAGGGCAGATTGTCACTTTATCCCACCAGGGTGGAGGGATACTGCTCCTTTGCTAATTGCAAAGGTTAATTGCGCTAAGCTAAGGCTAAACACTTGGCCAAGCTGCATCCAGGCTGGGCTTTCACTCTGGGgtctccacccccaccccttaaCCCTGGGGGTCCTTGGGGTCCTTCAGCACCTACCGCAGGGTGACGGTGAAGTGGGAGAGGGGCAGGTCCTGGGCAACCAAATATTTGGTCCTGGTCAAGGGAGGCAACGTCTTCTCCTTCTGGTAACGCTCCACGACCACCTGTGGCAGGGAGAGGATGCtggagggtgggggaggggctgggggaccaCCCTGCCGGGGGACCCTGAGAAACAGGGCTGTGGACAGCAGGATGGAGCCCTAAAAATCTGTTAGCCGAGAGTTACAACTCATTTGCCAGCCTTGGTGGCCATACCAGGATGAGCCACAGCCCTTACTGGGATCTTGTTGGGGTACTTGATCCGGATCTGTGCTACCTCATGCATCCTGGTggctgcaggaagggaaaaaaagagggctCAGGACCATCCAGCACCATTGTCCCCCGCTCTGTCCCCACTGACCTACCAaggcttttcctctgcttgaatgtctgggaggtgctggggctTGGCTGCATCCCTGGACAGGGAGGGGGCCAAGCAGGAGGCTAGAGATGTGAGCAGGATGGGTGCCTGGGGTACTgggagcagctggtgctgcagggtggtTAATATAGCCCGGTCCTGCCCCAcctgggtggggtgggtggagctggggtgctcagcagggtgctgggtgctgctgggagggagggataAAAGCTGGGGTGCTCAGCTGGGTTCTGCTAAGGGGGTGGAGAGGAACTCGGGTGCtcagcagggtgctgctgggagggagggataAAAGCTGGGGTGctcagctgggtgctgggttcTGCTAAGGGGGTGGAGAGGAACTGGGGTGctcagctgggtgctgctgggagggagggataAAAGCTGGGGTGctcagctgggtgctgggttcTGCTAAGGGGGTGGAGAGGAACTGGGGTGCtcagcagggtgctgctggggtgggtaAATAAATAAGTCAATAAAAGGTGCTtagcagggtgctgggctctGCTAAGAGGGATGGATAAAATCTGGGGTGctcagctgggccctgctgGGATGGATAAAATCTGGGGTGCTtagcagggtgctgggctctgctgagagggatggagaggagctggggtgctcagctgggccctgctgGGATGGATAAAATCCGGGGTGCTTagcagggtgctgggatggATAAAATCCGGGGTGCTTagcagggtgctgggatggATAAAATCCGGGGTGCTtagcagggtgctgggctctTCTGGGCTGGGtggagaggagctggggtgctcagcagggtgctgggttgGGTGACAGTTGGGGTGctcagctgggtgctgctgggctggataGAATCTGGGGTGCTCAGCAGGGTGCTGTTGGGCTGGATGGGCATTCCTTGGACAGGGCTGAGCACCAGCAGGATGCATCCAGTGccagcccagcatccctgctACGTGCcctgcagaatttattttttttgggggtgtgtgtgtgtttagatttaatttttttaaaatattttaatttttttattctttaaatatttttggtgcttttttaatttgggggagattatttttttgggggggtgttatttttttatatttttttttttcatttatttttttatttttatttgggggCAGGTTTTGGgggaatttttcatttttatttacttagtattttttatttcttgatttttttaaaaattttattttggggggaCTATTTTTGAGCAGatttggggggatttttttaatttttattttggaaacgtttttaatgtttaatttttaaaacttttaacatattttggattttttttattttgggaggattttttaaatttttattgtatttcgtaatttcccccccttccttttccttccttctccagcaccCCCCCCGTCCTCCCCCGCACAAAAGGAGGTGGCAGGACAGGCTCAGCCCAGCTCATTCCGCCACAGAAACATAAATTAACCTCATTTACATAAATTCCTTGACATCGCGGTGCTTTCTGGCTGCGCCttgggaaggggctgctgcGCACCCGGGTGCATCCCGGCAGGATTTGGCCCCTCCTGGCACCgagcatccccctccccccagggCCGTGACAGAGCAGGGGCTCCTCACCCCTGGCTATTTCCTATccataattaatttatttcacatacatttttaatttattttgccattGTGCTGTATAGTCGCCTACTTtgccataaaaaaataaaataaataaataaaaaaataaatcatcactGGTTGGGAAAATTCCATTAGCTGTATATATTCCATCTGTGTAGCCCGTTAAGCCATTATAAATTTATATCCCTTATAAATTTAATTCCAGGACATTGGCGTGGGATTTGAAGCAGAGTTTcagagggggtgggggaggggcgTTGTCCTCccaggtgatttttttgtttgttattttacCAATAAACtgataaatcctttttttttttcctctcttataAATTTAATTCCAGGACATTGGCGTGGGATTTGAAGCAGAGTTTcagagggggtgggggaggggcgTTGTCCTCccaggtgatttttttgtttgttattttacCAATAAACtgataaatcctttttttttttcctctatttgcTAATAAAAAGGAATCGATTACTGTTCCCTGATTTAATTCTGCTTCCAGGCGAGTGCTAATGGCTTCGCCGTGAgaaaaagttgatttttttaattaaaaaaaaaaattaatctccaTTTACAATTAGTTCATTAATGGTGAGCATCTATTATTTATTAGTTTAATTTCCGATTATTGCTGTGGTACCGGGCTGGGCTCTGGAATCCTGGGTTGTCATGGAAATGCGATGCTTTCGTTAGCGTGAGCTAATTAATTAAAGATGAAGGGAAATTAGTTTTCGtgattggggggtgggggggtggagcaTCCCCCAGGATCCTCCGAGATTAATTTCCTTGAGGAGTAAATAGGGTGGGAAAAATcccaataaataataaaaaaaaaaaaatcccccctaCTCCCTCCAAAGattgatttttaatattaaagtggGAATCGCAGCCccagggtgggggaggggggacactgcccgcccctccccccccaactcttgggggtccctgtccccacggCTGCACTGTGGGGGAGGGGATGCTCAGCCATAGATAAGATATAGACAGGATCTCTCTACATTATTCCACCTATTAATTATCGCTAATAGGTACCTATAGATGCGATTGCTATAGGTTATAGCTAGCAGCTGGGGTTTATAGATTAGATTGCTATATTTTATCGCTAATGGGTATACATTATAGATAAAAATTCTATATTTCATAGCTAATAGCTGTATCATAGGTAAGATTTCTATATGTTAGCTAATAGCTGTATCATAAATAAGATTCCTCTATATTATAGCTAATAGCTATATATTATAGACGAGATTTCTATATTTTATAGCTCATAGGTACATATTGTAGCTAACAGCTGTATCTTAGATAAGATTTCTATATGTTACAGCTAACAGGTATACCTTATAGACAAGGTTTCTATATTTTATACCTAATAGCTGTATCATAGATAAGATTTCTATATATTATAGAATATAGGTATATATAAGATACAGGTATATCTTACAGACAAGATATCTACACGTTATAGCTAATAGGTACATATTATAGACAAGATTCCCATATTTTATAGCTAATAGCTGTATCATAGATAAGATTTCTATATATTATAGCCAATAGGTATATCTTATAGACaatatttctatattttgtaGCTTATAGGTACATATTATAAACAAGATTTTTATATGTAATAGCTAATAGCTCCATATTACAGACAAAAATTCTATATGTAATAGCAAATAGCCATATATTATAGGTAAAATTTCTATGTTTTATAGCTGATAGGAACATATCACAGACAAGAActctatatttaaaatatctgagtATTAGGGGTAAGATTTCTATGTTTAAGAGCTAATAGCTGTATATTATAAATAAGATTTCTCTAATAATAGTTCAGATTATATATAGCTCATAGCTATGTATTATAGCGAAGATTTCTATATTTAATAGCTATGTGTTACAGATaagatttctgtattttatagcTAATAGCTATATATTTATAGGTAAGATTTCTATATTTTACAGCTAATAGGTACGTGTTACAGATAAGATTTCTATATTTTATAGCTAATTGCTGTATGTTATGGGTAAGATGTCCCCACACATTATAGCTGTCTGTATGGCGGTTGGTCCTCCCCCGCCGAGAAACCACGGATGCTGGGAGGAGGCTTCACCGCAGCATCCTCCACCAGCAGCCCTTTGGCCCTGGGGAagaccccccagctccccccacccagggcagcacccaccaTCCCCAAGCCCCCAACCATTCCCAGCGAGGGGTCCGCACACCcacccagggcagcacccaccaTCCCCAAGCCCCCAACCATTCCCAGCGAGGGGTCCGCACACCcacccagggcagcacccaccaTCCCCAAGCCCCCAACCATTCCCAGCGAGGGGTCCGCACACCcacccagggcagcacccaccaTCCCCAAGCCCCCAACCGTCCCCAGCGAGGGGTCCGCACACCcacccagggcagcacccaccaTCCCCAAGCCCCCAACCGTCCCCAGCGAGGGGTCCGCACACCcacccagggcagcacccaccaTCCCCAAGCCCCTCAACCATCCCCAGTCAGGGGTCCGCACACCcacccagggcagcacccaccaTCCCCAAGCCCCTCAACCATCCCCAGTCAGGGGTCCGCACACCcacccagggcagcacccaccGTCCCCAAGCCCCCAACCGTCCCCAGTCAGGGGTCCGCACACCcacccagggcagcacccaccaTCCCCAAGCCCCCAACCATTCCCAGCAAGGGGTCCGCACACCcacccagggcagcacccaccaTCCCCAAGCCCCCAACCATTCCCAGCGAGGGGTCTGCACACCcacccagggcagcacccaccaTCCCCAAGCCCCTCAACCATCCCCAGTCAGGGGTCCGCACACCcacccagggcagcacccaccaTCCCCAAGCCCCAAACCGTCCCCAGCGAGGGGTCCGCACACCcacccagggcagcacccaccGTCCCCAAGCCCCCAACCATTCCCAGCAAGGGGTCCGCACACCcacccagggcagcacccaCGCTCCCCAAGCCCCGGCGTGGGCagagcatccccagggcagggggctgcaggctcGACtcccagggttttttttttattttcacgGCTTATTTTAGCGCCGATGCTCCGGCTGCGTTACCGCTTCCCTTTCCATAAATAATCCTCAATTATGGAGCTCCCGCTGGTT
This window contains:
- the LOC102059952 gene encoding microtubule-associated proteins 1A/1B light chain 3C-like is translated as MQPSPSTSQTFKQRKSLATRMHEVAQIRIKYPNKIPVVVERYQKEKTLPPLTRTKYLVAQDLPLSHFTVTLRTRLCLASSQTFFLLVNDKGLPNMAITMQELYRDHRDEDGFLYLTYASQEMFGASSSAASWEVSGGASSLTASSNALQEVSSSASSNTSPSALQEASGGASSLTASSHATSQEASGDASSNDSSS